In one window of Laspinema palackyanum D2c DNA:
- a CDS encoding ABC transporter ATP-binding protein: protein MSIIVAEHLSKVYPVAIKEPGLKGTLNHFFHRTYRNIEAVKDVSFQIKPGEVVGFLGPNGAGKTTTLKMLTGLIHPSSGLVKVAGHVPFKRQEAFLKKITLVMGQKQQLLWDLPALDSLRINGVVYGIPEKECRERIGQLTEMLSLQGKLNQPVRKLSLGERMKAELMAALLHNPDVLFLDEPTLGLDVNGQASVRDFLREYNQRTGATILLTSHYMADITALCDRVILIYAGQLIYDGSLDGLVERFAPYREVQLELTDPVSDPEKLRQQISKYGEVEEIAGQSVRLLVRRDTLTATVSQILIDFEIIDLTVTEPPIEEVIGRVFTAGAIG, encoded by the coding sequence ATGTCAATCATTGTTGCCGAACACCTCAGTAAAGTTTATCCCGTTGCCATCAAAGAACCGGGACTCAAAGGGACTTTAAATCACTTTTTTCACCGGACCTATCGGAATATTGAAGCGGTGAAAGATGTTTCATTTCAAATTAAGCCCGGGGAAGTGGTGGGATTTTTAGGACCCAATGGTGCCGGAAAAACGACAACTTTAAAAATGTTAACCGGGCTAATTCATCCCTCTAGTGGACTTGTGAAAGTGGCGGGTCATGTTCCTTTTAAACGCCAAGAAGCGTTTCTAAAAAAAATCACTTTAGTTATGGGACAAAAGCAACAGTTACTCTGGGATTTGCCCGCCTTAGATTCCTTGCGAATTAATGGGGTGGTGTATGGGATTCCGGAGAAAGAATGTCGGGAACGGATTGGTCAATTAACGGAAATGCTTTCTCTGCAAGGGAAACTGAATCAACCTGTGCGAAAGCTGTCCCTCGGGGAACGGATGAAAGCGGAATTGATGGCGGCTTTATTGCACAATCCAGATGTGCTATTTTTGGATGAACCGACCCTGGGATTAGATGTGAATGGACAAGCATCAGTCCGGGATTTTTTACGCGAATATAATCAGCGAACTGGGGCGACAATTTTGTTAACCAGTCATTATATGGCGGATATTACTGCCCTTTGCGATCGCGTGATTTTGATTTATGCCGGTCAACTGATTTATGATGGCAGTTTAGATGGTTTAGTCGAACGATTTGCGCCCTATCGTGAGGTTCAGTTAGAGTTAACGGATCCGGTTTCTGACCCGGAAAAATTGCGGCAACAAATCTCGAAGTATGGCGAAGTCGAAGAAATTGCAGGTCAGTCGGTGCGATTACTGGTGCGTCGGGATACGCTAACGGCTACGGTGAGTCAGATTTTAATCGATTTTGAAATCATAGATTTGACGGTGACTGAACCCCCGATTGAAGAAGTGATTGGACGAGTCTTTACGGCTGGGGCGATCGGCTAA
- the recF gene encoding DNA replication/repair protein RecF (All proteins in this family for which functions are known are DNA-binding proteins that assist the filamentation of RecA onto DNA for the initiation of recombination or recombinational repair.), with protein MFVSHLHLRQFRNYREQQIELNAPKTILVGDNAQGKTNVLEALGLLSTLKSSRVSRDRDLVREGEPQGQITGIVSREYRSVKLGVVLRRSGRRTVSVDEESCRRNVDFLGLLNVVQFSSLDLELVRSGPETRRNWLDGLLVQLEPIYAHILQQYNKILKQRNALLKEMRSAESRGEKSYLGPEHQAQLGLWDAQLATIGVRVMQRRSRALDRLVPIAETWHAAISGRLESLCIHYAPNVEGMQDKSLRDYPQQAMQAFLEKLQSRAIAESFQGTTLVGPHRDDIEFTLNELPVKQFASQGQQRTLVLALKLAELKLIEEIVGEPPVLLLDDVLAELDPKRQNQLLEAIQDRFQTVIATTHLGGFEHDWINSAQILTVKAGEIFPSP; from the coding sequence ATGTTTGTAAGCCATCTGCATTTGAGACAATTTAGGAATTATCGGGAACAGCAGATTGAGTTAAATGCCCCGAAGACTATTTTAGTGGGGGATAATGCTCAAGGCAAAACCAATGTCTTGGAAGCGTTGGGGTTACTTTCGACGTTGAAGAGTTCTCGGGTTTCTCGCGATCGCGATTTAGTTCGGGAGGGAGAACCCCAGGGACAAATTACCGGCATCGTGTCTCGGGAATATCGGTCAGTTAAATTGGGTGTGGTTTTGCGTCGGAGTGGACGGCGAACTGTATCTGTCGATGAAGAATCCTGTCGGCGAAATGTGGATTTTTTGGGGTTGTTAAATGTGGTGCAGTTTTCGAGTTTAGATTTGGAGTTGGTTCGGTCCGGTCCGGAAACTAGGCGCAATTGGTTAGATGGTTTGTTGGTCCAGCTAGAGCCAATTTATGCTCATATTTTACAGCAATATAATAAGATTTTAAAACAAAGAAATGCCTTATTAAAGGAAATGAGAAGTGCAGAGTCTCGGGGAGAAAAATCCTATCTTGGTCCGGAACATCAGGCGCAATTGGGGTTATGGGATGCCCAATTGGCGACCATTGGAGTCCGGGTAATGCAGCGGCGATCGCGGGCGTTAGACCGATTGGTTCCCATTGCTGAAACTTGGCACGCGGCGATTAGTGGGCGACTGGAATCTTTATGTATTCATTATGCTCCAAATGTGGAAGGAATGCAAGATAAATCGTTGCGAGATTATCCACAACAGGCAATGCAGGCATTTTTAGAAAAACTCCAATCTCGGGCGATCGCAGAATCATTTCAAGGGACAACTCTGGTCGGTCCTCACCGTGATGATATCGAGTTCACCCTCAATGAACTTCCGGTGAAACAATTCGCCTCCCAAGGACAACAACGCACCCTCGTTTTAGCTTTAAAATTGGCAGAATTGAAACTGATTGAAGAAATCGTTGGAGAACCCCCAGTGTTACTCCTTGATGATGTGCTTGCGGAGTTAGACCCCAAGCGACAAAACCAACTTTTGGAAGCGATTCAAGACCGATTTCAAACGGTGATTGCAACGACTCATTTAGGCGGATTTGAACATGATTGGATCAATTCTGCTCAAATTCTCACGGTGAAAGCGGGGGAAATTTTTCCCTCACCCTAA
- a CDS encoding helix-turn-helix domain-containing protein → MPRRITIQAHLSVVELETRYRHSKDPVERTHYQIIWLLAKGFATEQVAEVTGYCRDWIRQVARRYNKEGSAGLGDRRHENPGAEPLLSPQQETELWEALQGPPPNGGLWNSRTVAEWISERIARPVALQRGWDYLQQIKARLATEGTLNG, encoded by the coding sequence ATGCCCAGACGCATCACTATTCAAGCTCATTTGAGTGTAGTAGAACTGGAAACTCGCTATCGCCACTCCAAAGACCCGGTAGAACGCACCCATTATCAAATCATCTGGCTGTTGGCAAAAGGCTTTGCCACGGAACAGGTGGCGGAGGTGACGGGGTATTGTCGGGATTGGATCCGGCAGGTGGCGCGTCGTTATAATAAGGAAGGCAGCGCCGGACTGGGCGATCGCCGTCATGAGAACCCGGGTGCCGAACCGTTGCTGTCTCCCCAACAGGAAACCGAATTATGGGAAGCACTCCAAGGCCCCCCTCCCAATGGCGGATTGTGGAATAGTCGCACCGTTGCAGAGTGGATATCGGAACGGATTGCCCGTCCGGTGGCACTGCAACGGGGATGGGACTACCTCCAACAGATCAAAGCAAGACTCGCGACTGAAGGGACTCTCAACGGATAA
- a CDS encoding cation-translocating P-type ATPase, which yields MSANSSRQNTPVPWHTFDIDTTLEKLQVDPATGLSTAEVSERLQKYGPNELQETAGRSPWIILLDQFKNIMLLMLIGVAFISGFLAIQQREFPKDAVAIMLIVILNGVLGYLQETRAEKALAALKSLASPLVRVLRDGKLLEVASTDVVPGDLMFLEAGVQVAADAKLLEESNLQIRESALTGEAHSVEKDALIQLPENTSLGDRLNMVFCGTEVVKGRAKAIVTGTGMRTELGKIATLIQGVESEDTPLQQRMTQLGNVLVTGSLILVAIVVIGGTLVEGMSAFNHLLEISLSMAVAIVPEGLPAVITVTLALGTQRMVKRHALIRKLPAVETLGSVTTICSDKTGTLTQNKMVVQGVETPSHSFTVTGEGYQPTGDFLGENGTKIGVGKLGEYPELETLLLSCVQCNDAVLQYENNDWAIVGDPTEGALLVLAGKLEFTGDRLSPQLPRISEFPFSSERKRMSVISQVSNPEFAVLSQDSTPFVMFTKGSPELTLDCCTQILMGNQIQPLSEVQRQQVLDRNNDLAARGLRVLGFAYKPLTQEPPESSEDQTERELVWLGMVGMLDAPRPEVREAVVKCRRAGIRPIMITGDHQLTAIAIAQDLGIAQEGDRVLIGQELEEMPQEELEREVDHVSVYARVSPEHKLRIVQALQKRGKFVAMTGDGVNDAPALKQADIGIAMGITGTDVSKEASDMVLLDDNFATIVAATEEGRVVYTNIRRFIKYILGSNIGELLTIAAAPLLGLPGVPLTPLQILWMNLVTDGFPALALAVEPPEPDVMNRPPFSPRENIFARGLGLYMVRIGIVFAIISIALMMWAYSYTHTVLGEGLSPDRWKTMVFTTLCIAQMGHAIAVRSNTQLTIQLNPLSNPFVFGAVIITTILQLMLIYVQPLRAFFGTHWLTPTELAVCLGFSSLLFVWVEMEKVFFRVFYGKKKTPTGVKTPV from the coding sequence ATGTCTGCAAATTCTTCTAGGCAAAATACGCCGGTCCCTTGGCATACATTCGACATCGATACCACCCTGGAAAAACTCCAGGTTGATCCCGCGACGGGATTAAGCACTGCGGAGGTATCGGAACGCTTGCAGAAGTACGGCCCTAATGAACTGCAAGAAACTGCCGGTCGCAGTCCGTGGATTATTTTACTGGATCAGTTCAAAAACATTATGTTATTGATGCTGATCGGGGTTGCTTTTATTTCAGGATTTTTGGCTATTCAGCAGCGAGAGTTTCCCAAGGATGCGGTGGCGATTATGCTAATCGTGATTCTGAATGGGGTATTGGGCTATCTTCAGGAAACCAGGGCGGAAAAAGCCCTCGCTGCGTTGAAAAGTTTGGCCTCTCCTCTGGTCCGAGTTCTGCGGGATGGAAAACTGCTGGAAGTCGCCTCAACGGACGTGGTCCCGGGAGATTTGATGTTTTTGGAAGCGGGGGTGCAGGTGGCAGCCGATGCCAAACTCCTAGAAGAGTCTAATTTGCAAATCCGCGAGTCTGCTTTGACGGGGGAGGCGCATTCGGTAGAAAAAGATGCGCTGATCCAGTTGCCGGAGAATACATCCCTGGGCGATCGCCTGAATATGGTCTTTTGTGGCACGGAAGTGGTCAAGGGACGGGCTAAGGCGATCGTGACTGGCACCGGAATGCGTACGGAATTGGGTAAAATTGCCACTTTGATTCAGGGGGTGGAAAGTGAAGATACTCCCCTGCAACAACGGATGACTCAACTCGGGAATGTGTTGGTCACGGGGTCCTTAATTCTGGTGGCGATCGTGGTCATTGGGGGCACCCTGGTTGAGGGAATGTCAGCATTTAATCATCTGTTAGAAATTTCCCTGAGTATGGCGGTGGCGATCGTCCCCGAGGGGTTACCGGCAGTGATTACCGTGACTCTGGCCCTGGGGACCCAGCGCATGGTTAAGCGTCATGCCTTAATTCGCAAATTGCCTGCGGTGGAAACTTTGGGGAGTGTTACCACAATTTGCTCGGATAAAACCGGCACGTTAACTCAAAATAAAATGGTGGTCCAAGGGGTGGAAACTCCGAGTCACAGCTTCACGGTGACGGGAGAAGGATATCAACCCACGGGAGATTTTTTAGGTGAAAATGGGACAAAAATTGGGGTGGGTAAGTTAGGGGAGTATCCCGAACTGGAAACCCTGCTGTTGAGTTGTGTGCAGTGCAATGATGCAGTGTTGCAGTACGAGAATAATGACTGGGCAATTGTGGGGGACCCGACGGAAGGGGCGTTACTGGTGTTAGCGGGTAAGTTGGAATTCACTGGCGATCGCCTCTCTCCCCAACTGCCTCGAATCAGTGAGTTTCCTTTCTCCTCGGAACGCAAACGGATGAGTGTCATCTCTCAAGTTTCTAATCCTGAATTTGCGGTTCTGAGTCAGGATTCAACGCCCTTCGTGATGTTTACCAAAGGGTCTCCTGAGTTAACCTTAGACTGTTGTACTCAAATTCTGATGGGTAACCAGATTCAACCCCTTTCGGAGGTGCAACGACAGCAGGTTTTAGACCGGAATAACGATTTAGCAGCTAGGGGGTTGCGGGTTCTCGGATTTGCTTATAAACCGTTAACGCAAGAACCGCCAGAGAGTTCAGAAGACCAGACGGAACGGGAGTTAGTTTGGTTGGGAATGGTGGGAATGTTAGATGCACCCCGACCAGAAGTGCGTGAGGCGGTGGTGAAATGTCGCAGGGCGGGGATTCGACCGATTATGATTACGGGAGATCATCAACTCACCGCGATCGCCATTGCCCAGGATTTGGGAATTGCTCAAGAGGGCGATCGGGTCCTCATCGGTCAAGAGTTGGAAGAAATGCCCCAAGAGGAGTTAGAACGGGAGGTGGATCACGTTAGTGTATATGCCCGAGTCTCTCCGGAACATAAGCTCAGAATTGTCCAAGCGTTGCAGAAACGGGGTAAATTTGTCGCGATGACCGGGGACGGGGTAAACGATGCACCAGCCCTCAAACAAGCGGATATCGGGATTGCAATGGGGATTACGGGAACCGATGTGAGTAAAGAAGCCAGCGACATGGTACTTCTGGATGATAATTTTGCTACCATTGTTGCTGCGACGGAAGAAGGGCGAGTAGTTTATACGAATATTCGCCGGTTTATTAAATACATTCTCGGGTCTAATATTGGGGAATTGCTGACGATCGCCGCTGCACCTTTGTTAGGATTACCCGGTGTTCCCCTCACGCCGTTACAAATTCTCTGGATGAATCTGGTGACGGATGGGTTTCCCGCGTTAGCATTGGCCGTTGAACCGCCAGAACCGGATGTCATGAATCGGCCTCCTTTTAGTCCTCGGGAGAATATTTTTGCCCGGGGTTTGGGGTTGTATATGGTGCGCATTGGGATTGTGTTTGCGATTATTTCTATTGCCTTAATGATGTGGGCATATTCTTACACACACACGGTTCTAGGGGAGGGATTGTCTCCGGACCGCTGGAAAACGATGGTATTTACGACTTTGTGTATTGCTCAGATGGGTCATGCGATCGCGGTTCGGTCCAATACTCAGTTAACGATTCAGTTAAATCCGTTGTCGAATCCGTTTGTATTTGGGGCGGTGATTATTACCACGATTCTTCAACTTATGTTGATTTATGTGCAACCGTTACGGGCATTTTTTGGAACCCATTGGTTGACGCCAACTGAGTTGGCAGTTTGTTTAGGATTTAGTTCGTTGTTGTTCGTTTGGGTGGAGATGGAGAAGGTATTTTTCCGGGTATTTTATGGGAAGAAAAAGACACCGACGGGGGTTAAAACCCCCGTCTAA
- a CDS encoding alpha/beta fold hydrolase, giving the protein MLSKRKKSNSKRAQLGRKPADSVNFPDFISSPTPRHPLDVVYEQFSKPQLTLILKKDEPSIYIRHTEGQRVRGNYQVERVFEDKITGFYAEGRVPLAGNAPPVLVIRGYGSWYPLDGVLQDTPEVFIAHLDWQSKAAETEGAVAWITEKCQQGDRPDVIGESLGGKIAQQLAVKYPDRIRSVITFNPLGIGRKLAQSSPHPLVFHYFTLGERYAFWANQGDFIPGTILQISKRGTRCWKYRLTEWLIHRTPSPLEHFKSRHCFGRIIEILERLVVQLILVYRHNGLIFTHPRPVVRVVELKELLP; this is encoded by the coding sequence GTGCTATCTAAACGCAAAAAATCCAACTCAAAACGCGCTCAACTTGGTCGAAAACCCGCTGATTCAGTTAACTTCCCTGATTTTATCTCGTCCCCAACCCCTCGCCATCCCCTCGATGTGGTTTATGAACAGTTTAGCAAACCGCAACTGACTTTAATTTTAAAAAAAGATGAACCCTCGATTTATATTCGTCATACTGAGGGACAAAGGGTCCGAGGAAACTATCAAGTTGAAAGGGTTTTTGAGGATAAAATTACGGGATTTTACGCGGAGGGTCGCGTTCCTTTAGCGGGTAATGCACCGCCGGTTTTAGTGATTCGCGGATATGGATCTTGGTATCCGTTGGATGGAGTTTTGCAAGATACTCCAGAGGTATTTATTGCTCATCTCGATTGGCAATCGAAAGCGGCGGAAACGGAAGGTGCAGTCGCTTGGATTACGGAAAAATGCCAACAAGGCGATCGCCCGGATGTGATCGGCGAAAGTCTCGGCGGCAAAATTGCCCAACAACTGGCGGTTAAATACCCCGATCGCATTCGGTCCGTCATCACCTTTAATCCATTAGGAATTGGCCGAAAGTTAGCCCAATCTAGCCCTCATCCCTTGGTGTTTCATTACTTTACCCTCGGAGAACGTTACGCATTTTGGGCCAATCAAGGAGACTTCATTCCCGGGACAATTTTGCAAATCTCTAAACGGGGAACTCGGTGCTGGAAATACCGACTCACCGAATGGTTGATTCATCGGACTCCCTCCCCGCTGGAACACTTTAAAAGTCGTCATTGTTTCGGTCGAATCATCGAGATTCTTGAGCGTCTGGTTGTGCAATTGATTCTCGTTTATCGCCATAATGGGTTGATTTTTACCCATCCGCGTCCCGTGGTTCGGGTTGTTGAGTTAAAAGAATTGCTCCCCTGA